A portion of the Candidatus Krumholzibacteriota bacterium genome contains these proteins:
- the infB gene encoding translation initiation factor IF-2, whose translation MAKVRVYELARKYEISSEALRKILVKEGITVKSHMSTVESRVEILIQQHLNRVKDAASAKVKQKEKEKDKDKDKKKKVGKPVIRPPRQKKSKKPVKRVEADQKAVQESVRRTLAKLEVTRKTKRRRRRDEVEEIMEEENAIKLPEFSTVADLAEQLEVDPTEIIGKCLKLGLMVSINQRLDRETIEMIADEYGFSVKFASTYGQDILDDYKQIKPERLSHRPPVVTIMGHVDHGKTSLLDNIRQSNVIAGEKGGITQHIGAYAVKLNGRNITFIDTPGHKAFTAMRSRGAKSTDIVIVIVAADDGVMPQTIEAINHARAADVPIIIAINKIDLPNADLDRVKNGLIQQNIVLEEYGGNIMCAEISAKNGIGIDKLLEMILLQAEMMELKADPQAQGRGIVIEAKKEEGRGIVTTVLVQQGTLNIGDIFITGNYFGRVRALLNERGEQIESAPPSTPAVILGCTGVPQAGDAFIQVDDEKTAREVASRRQQFAREKDRRTVHRISLEELYTQIQEGTAKELNLIIRADTDGSIEVLNESLSSLSTGEVKVNVIHKAVGIISESDILLASASNAVVLGFHVNVTPDASRIAKGERVDIRFYDVIYQAIDDIKAAMSGLLDPDIVETELGIAEVRQVFRVSKIGSIAGSYVKSGVIQRNALVRVLRENEIIYKGSINSLKRFKDDAREVQAGFECGIGVSGFEDLVEGDILEVYKEEEHSRTID comes from the coding sequence GATGCAGCTTCCGCTAAAGTAAAGCAAAAGGAAAAAGAAAAGGATAAGGATAAGGATAAGAAAAAGAAAGTCGGAAAACCTGTCATCAGGCCGCCGAGACAGAAAAAATCAAAAAAACCGGTCAAGCGCGTCGAGGCGGATCAGAAAGCAGTACAGGAAAGCGTAAGGCGCACGCTGGCGAAACTGGAAGTCACGAGAAAAACCAAGAGAAGAAGACGCAGGGATGAAGTCGAAGAGATAATGGAAGAAGAGAATGCGATCAAGCTTCCTGAATTCTCCACGGTCGCCGACCTTGCCGAACAACTCGAAGTCGATCCGACCGAGATCATCGGGAAATGCCTGAAACTGGGCCTGATGGTGTCTATCAACCAGAGGCTTGACAGGGAGACGATCGAGATGATCGCCGATGAGTACGGCTTCAGCGTCAAGTTCGCTTCGACGTATGGCCAGGATATTCTCGATGATTATAAGCAGATAAAACCGGAACGCCTCTCGCACAGGCCGCCTGTCGTAACGATAATGGGTCATGTCGATCACGGAAAGACATCACTTCTCGACAATATCAGGCAGAGCAACGTGATCGCCGGTGAAAAGGGAGGTATCACCCAGCATATCGGCGCCTACGCGGTGAAGTTAAACGGAAGGAATATCACCTTTATCGATACGCCCGGTCATAAAGCTTTCACGGCGATGAGATCAAGAGGAGCGAAATCTACAGATATAGTAATAGTCATAGTAGCCGCTGACGATGGAGTGATGCCTCAGACTATCGAGGCGATAAATCACGCCAGGGCCGCCGACGTTCCGATTATTATAGCAATAAACAAGATCGACCTTCCGAACGCCGATCTTGACCGCGTTAAGAACGGGCTTATTCAGCAGAACATAGTCCTTGAGGAGTACGGTGGTAATATCATGTGCGCCGAGATATCGGCGAAAAACGGTATCGGGATAGACAAGCTTCTGGAGATGATACTTCTTCAGGCTGAGATGATGGAACTCAAGGCGGATCCACAGGCGCAGGGAAGAGGTATCGTCATTGAGGCGAAGAAGGAAGAAGGCCGCGGGATAGTAACGACCGTCCTCGTTCAGCAGGGGACTCTGAATATCGGCGATATCTTTATTACGGGCAATTATTTCGGGCGCGTGAGAGCTCTGCTGAATGAACGGGGAGAACAGATCGAGTCTGCTCCTCCATCGACGCCGGCGGTGATCCTCGGATGCACCGGGGTCCCACAGGCGGGAGACGCTTTCATCCAGGTCGATGATGAGAAGACGGCGAGGGAAGTCGCGTCGAGAAGACAGCAGTTCGCCAGGGAGAAGGACCGCCGTACCGTCCACAGGATATCTCTCGAAGAGCTTTATACGCAGATCCAGGAAGGGACTGCCAAGGAACTTAACCTTATAATCAGGGCTGATACGGACGGATCCATAGAAGTCCTCAACGAGAGCCTTTCTTCCCTCAGCACCGGTGAAGTAAAGGTAAACGTGATACACAAGGCTGTCGGGATAATCAGTGAAAGCGATATACTGCTCGCTTCCGCTTCGAACGCGGTAGTCCTGGGATTTCACGTAAACGTCACTCCCGATGCATCGAGGATAGCAAAGGGAGAGAGGGTCGATATAAGGTTCTACGATGTCATATATCAGGCGATCGATGATATCAAGGCTGCGATGTCTGGACTCCTCGATCCCGATATCGTCGAGACTGAACTCGGCATAGCCGAGGTCCGCCAGGTCTTCCGCGTCTCGAAGATCGGTTCTATAGCCGGTTCATACGTGAAGAGCGGGGTAATACAGAGGAACGCGCTTGTAAGGGTCCTGAGAGAGAATGAGATCATCTACAAGGGTTCCATCAACTCTCTGAAGCGATTCAAGGATGACGCCAGAGAAGTACAGGCAGGATTTGAATGTGGTATAGGAGTCAGCGGCTTTGAGGACCTCGTAGAGGGAGACATCCTCGAAGTATACAAGGAAGAGGAGCATTCGAGGACTATCGACTAG
- a CDS encoding DUF503 domain-containing protein: protein MFVASLTIQFHLPGCTSLKEKRFVLKSLKDRLRNRFNVALCETGYQDKWQRSEISVVTVAGSRKGLDKSMQSIITYIEKEERAVLIEIEKEIY from the coding sequence ATGTTTGTGGCGTCCCTGACAATCCAGTTCCACTTGCCGGGTTGCACTTCCCTCAAGGAAAAGAGATTTGTACTGAAGAGTCTCAAGGACAGGCTTCGTAACCGATTCAATGTCGCTCTCTGCGAGACCGGCTATCAGGATAAATGGCAGAGGAGCGAGATATCTGTCGTGACAGTCGCCGGTTCAAGAAAAGGCCTCGACAAGAGTATGCAATCGATCATTACCTATATTGAAAAGGAAGAAAGAGCTGTTCTGATCGAGATAGAGAAGGAGATATACTGA
- the rbfA gene encoding 30S ribosome-binding factor RbfA: MNDNKHKGRIEETIHQLVADLLVRRVKDPRVENVSIIRVSVSRDYSVAKLYFNIIGGSDDLEQVEVGLKSARGYIRNSIKKKLRLRVIPELIFIYDSSLDKAMALEEIIVKMHEDEPGDEDDSAEEEDLEGDTDE; this comes from the coding sequence ATGAATGATAATAAGCATAAGGGCAGGATAGAGGAGACGATTCATCAGCTCGTTGCAGACCTTCTGGTCAGAAGAGTGAAGGATCCGAGGGTCGAGAATGTCTCTATAATCCGGGTGAGCGTCTCGAGGGATTACTCAGTGGCGAAACTCTATTTCAATATCATAGGGGGAAGCGACGATCTCGAGCAGGTCGAAGTGGGACTCAAAAGCGCCAGGGGATATATCAGGAACAGTATCAAAAAGAAGCTCAGGCTCAGGGTGATCCCCGAACTCATCTTTATTTATGATTCGTCCCTGGACAAAGCTATGGCTCTCGAGGAAATAATAGTCAAAATGCACGAGGATGAACCCGGTGATGAGGACGATTCTGCCGAAGAGGAAGACCTGGAAGGGGATACGGATGAATAA
- a CDS encoding bifunctional oligoribonuclease/PAP phosphatase NrnA: protein MNKDRFDPQFEKAKGLVDSHQRFLVIGHVDPDGDCIGSMLSLALFFRSRGKEVICFAPGDRSELFDRLPGAEMLGSWEDVAVFGHDLVITVDLATMERSDGLLTPDQKHPVINIDHHPSNERYGAIDIVDENAAATTILVLGFLLAIDRSGITPEIATCLYLGILMDTGGFRFHNTDAEAMHAAGTLIELGADSYGLTHDFIYTKKYSTLKLLAPVLETLEILDGGKIAVMKITNEMLEKTGATLKDSEGFIDYGATIDDVELIALLRETGPGRTRISLRSPGDHDVASLAKRYGGGGHSKAAGLTMDTDIFEAEKMIVKGLRSLL, encoded by the coding sequence ATGAATAAAGACCGTTTCGATCCTCAATTTGAAAAAGCAAAAGGACTTGTCGACAGTCACCAAAGGTTTCTCGTGATAGGACATGTCGATCCGGATGGCGATTGTATCGGTTCGATGCTTTCGCTGGCTCTCTTTTTCCGTTCGAGGGGGAAAGAGGTCATATGTTTCGCCCCGGGCGACAGGTCCGAACTCTTTGACAGGCTGCCGGGGGCGGAAATGCTCGGCTCCTGGGAGGATGTCGCGGTTTTCGGACACGACCTTGTAATCACCGTGGACCTGGCCACTATGGAACGTTCAGACGGGTTGCTGACTCCCGATCAGAAGCACCCTGTCATCAACATCGACCATCACCCTTCAAACGAGAGATATGGCGCCATCGATATCGTCGACGAGAATGCGGCGGCGACTACTATCCTTGTCCTTGGATTTCTTCTCGCCATAGACCGGTCCGGCATCACTCCTGAAATAGCGACATGCCTCTATCTCGGGATCCTCATGGATACGGGAGGATTCAGGTTTCATAACACCGATGCCGAAGCGATGCACGCGGCAGGCACTCTGATCGAACTTGGCGCCGATTCATACGGCCTGACGCATGATTTTATCTATACCAAGAAATACTCCACACTGAAACTTCTTGCTCCGGTCCTGGAGACTCTTGAAATACTCGACGGTGGTAAAATAGCTGTAATGAAGATCACGAATGAGATGCTTGAGAAGACCGGGGCCACCTTGAAGGATTCCGAGGGATTCATCGATTACGGTGCCACGATCGACGACGTGGAACTGATAGCCCTTCTCAGGGAGACCGGGCCGGGCAGGACGCGTATAAGCCTTCGATCGCCGGGGGATCATGATGTGGCTTCCCTGGCAAAAAGATACGGAGGCGGCGGTCACAGTAAAGCAGCCGGACTTACCATGGACACCGATATTTTCGAAGCGGAAAAGATGATCGTGAAAGGCCTCAGGAGTCTTCTCTGA
- the truB gene encoding tRNA pseudouridine(55) synthase TruB, with protein MLFDIYTGEYDMTEKMENLVIPVNKSAGLSTYDVIRRFKKTIKPTRVGHSGTLDPAATGLVLLLTGAATKLSGYLMDLPKSYVADIMLGISTDTQDGEGKVVRSADVGHITPDHIEDVLKQFIGRRMQTPPMYSALKHEGLPLYVYARRGQDVERLPREVDTYDISLVKCSLPEFTIEIHCSRGMYVRTLAEEIGDALSVPAYLSGLVRTGIGHFNLESSIADSDFENLEGMENPGYSLSDALSHLQSVTLSRKQARELEDGIAPSVTGTLPATGTCVRLIRDEGSLGAIAEVGPAGIIILRKVFPSGAISRFRDAG; from the coding sequence GTGCTTTTCGATATTTACACCGGAGAATATGACATGACGGAAAAAATGGAAAACCTTGTCATTCCGGTCAACAAGTCCGCGGGGTTGTCCACGTATGACGTAATAAGACGCTTCAAAAAAACAATAAAGCCCACCAGGGTAGGTCATTCCGGGACTCTTGATCCGGCGGCGACGGGACTTGTCCTTCTGTTGACCGGGGCTGCCACGAAACTTTCCGGTTACCTGATGGATCTGCCCAAAAGTTACGTGGCTGATATAATGCTGGGGATCTCGACAGATACGCAGGACGGGGAGGGAAAGGTGGTCAGGAGCGCGGATGTGGGACATATAACCCCGGACCATATAGAGGATGTGCTGAAACAGTTTATCGGCAGGCGTATGCAGACTCCACCGATGTATTCCGCTCTCAAGCATGAAGGACTTCCCCTGTACGTCTACGCGAGAAGGGGACAGGATGTGGAGCGCCTCCCGAGAGAAGTCGACACGTACGATATAAGTCTGGTCAAGTGTTCGCTGCCGGAATTCACGATCGAGATTCATTGTTCGAGAGGGATGTACGTCAGGACTCTTGCCGAGGAGATAGGAGACGCCCTTTCCGTGCCCGCATATCTTTCAGGACTGGTCCGCACGGGGATCGGACATTTTAATCTCGAATCCTCGATAGCCGATAGTGATTTTGAAAACCTGGAGGGGATGGAAAATCCCGGATATTCACTCTCCGATGCTCTCAGTCATCTTCAATCTGTCACGCTTTCGCGGAAACAGGCAAGGGAACTCGAAGACGGGATCGCGCCATCAGTCACGGGGACTCTGCCTGCCACGGGAACCTGCGTCAGGCTTATCCGTGATGAAGGGTCGCTCGGGGCTATCGCCGAAGTCGGTCCGGCGGGGATCATCATCCTCAGGAAGGTATTTCCTTCAGGCGCGATAAGCAGGTTTCGGGATGCCGGGTGA
- a CDS encoding bifunctional riboflavin kinase/FAD synthetase, with product MTEVIRSDDLLDLNIVDSTVTVGVFDGVHVGHRKVISSLLETTEKSTGRKSILLTFDPHPLSVTHPDRNPQLLTTIDEKISLLKKLGIDIIVIERFDEKLSAIDYREFISNRLIGRLGMRHLVIGYDFHLGRNRTGDHEHLCREGRESGFAVTVVPPVIIDSEAVSSTRIRDDVREKRLREAARLLTRHYFFDADVVHGEGIGRKLDFPTANAVITHREKLVPPAGVYAVRIEVEKNIFDGMMNIGSAPTIRSDGDEKIEVHLFDFSGDLYGRRLRIHLLEYLRDEKNFASCGELQAQLLRDREKVRKILEKSIDFIDK from the coding sequence ATGACTGAAGTAATAAGATCCGATGATCTCCTCGATCTGAATATTGTTGATTCAACGGTGACTGTCGGTGTCTTTGACGGCGTGCATGTCGGCCATCGAAAGGTGATCAGCAGCCTTCTCGAAACGACGGAAAAGTCGACCGGGCGCAAATCAATACTTTTGACCTTCGATCCTCATCCATTGAGCGTGACCCACCCCGATCGCAATCCACAGCTCCTGACGACGATCGATGAGAAGATATCACTTCTGAAAAAGCTCGGGATCGATATCATCGTGATCGAAAGGTTCGACGAGAAGCTCTCTGCCATCGATTACAGGGAATTCATTTCGAACAGGCTTATCGGCAGGCTGGGAATGAGGCACCTGGTGATAGGGTATGATTTTCACCTGGGGAGAAACCGCACGGGTGACCACGAACATCTCTGCCGGGAAGGCAGGGAATCTGGATTTGCAGTTACGGTCGTGCCTCCGGTCATAATAGACTCTGAAGCAGTCTCGAGCACGAGGATCAGGGATGATGTCAGGGAAAAAAGACTTCGGGAAGCGGCGCGGCTTCTTACCAGGCATTATTTCTTCGATGCCGATGTAGTCCATGGAGAAGGTATAGGTAGGAAGCTCGATTTCCCGACTGCCAACGCCGTGATCACTCACCGGGAGAAGCTTGTGCCTCCTGCCGGAGTATATGCCGTCAGGATAGAGGTGGAAAAGAATATCTTTGATGGAATGATGAATATAGGTTCCGCTCCTACTATCCGCAGCGATGGCGACGAAAAGATCGAGGTGCATCTTTTCGATTTTTCGGGAGATCTTTACGGCCGCAGGCTGAGGATACATCTTCTCGAATATCTCCGGGATGAAAAGAACTTCGCCAGTTGCGGCGAGCTTCAGGCACAACTTTTGCGGGACAGGGAAAAAGTCCGCAAGATTCTTGAAAAGAGTATTGACTTTATCGATAAGTAG
- the rpsO gene encoding 30S ribosomal protein S15 produces MALQKNEKKEVISKFRLHDLDSGSPEVQIALLTERINILTDHFKVHKKDFASRRGLLKMVGRRRKLLDYLKKNRIEKYRSLIKELNLRK; encoded by the coding sequence ATGGCACTGCAAAAGAACGAGAAAAAAGAGGTAATCAGCAAATTCAGGCTTCACGATCTGGATTCGGGTTCTCCCGAAGTTCAGATCGCGCTTCTTACCGAACGCATCAACATTCTTACTGATCATTTCAAGGTCCATAAGAAAGATTTTGCTTCCAGGCGAGGGTTGCTGAAAATGGTTGGCCGACGCCGTAAGCTTCTTGATTACCTGAAGAAGAACAGGATCGAAAAATATCGCAGCCTTATTAAGGAACTTAATCTCCGCAAGTAA
- the pnp gene encoding polyribonucleotide nucleotidyltransferase → MIKKKMDLDGREYIVETGRMARQADGSVLITEQGTTVLITAVASKGAESDRGFFPLFVEYREKFYAAGKIPGGFFKREGRPSESETLSCRLIDRPIRPLFPEGFNYEVQVAATVLSSDQQHQADVLGITGASLALNLSDIPFEGIISGVRVGMKEDGFILNPTFEQMQDGGFELVIAGSDDAIIMVEGGADEASEEKIMEALDFGHEKIRELNAFQREFLAECEIPEKRSFTPKEIDESLKTRLVEEYTGEVDRRCRLKGKHVRGNALAALTDEAILKYEDEFPESSGDISAIMHEIERTVVRKMILDEKVRTDGRKYDEIRDITCEVSVLPRTHGSALFTRGETQSLVVTTLGTSQDEQRIDALDGESWKKYMLHYNFPPYSVGEVGFFRGAGRREIGHGALAERAIRPVLPKEDIFPYTIRVVSDIMESNGSSSMASVCGGSLSLMDAGVPVIGPVAGVAMGMILEGEKYAILTDILGLEDHLGDMDFKVTGTSKGITGFQMDVKIMGISRDVMKEAIGQARKARLKILDIMAEVMPEPREEISPFAPKIVQIKIPVDKIREIIGPGGKMIRHIQDTTGAKIDIDDDGTVAIAAVDQASGDKALEMINLITAEPELDKIYKGTVKSIVTFGAFVEILPGKDGLLHISEIDNKRINNVEDVLKLGQELEVKVIGIDREGKIRLSRKVLL, encoded by the coding sequence ATGATCAAGAAAAAGATGGACCTTGATGGTCGAGAGTATATTGTCGAGACAGGGAGGATGGCGCGCCAGGCTGACGGTTCGGTGCTTATAACCGAGCAGGGAACTACAGTGCTTATCACAGCCGTCGCCTCAAAGGGAGCTGAAAGCGACAGGGGGTTTTTCCCTCTCTTCGTTGAATACAGGGAGAAGTTCTATGCGGCAGGGAAGATCCCCGGAGGATTCTTCAAACGCGAGGGACGCCCCAGCGAAAGCGAGACTCTCAGCTGCCGGCTTATCGACAGACCGATCAGGCCGCTTTTTCCCGAAGGGTTCAATTATGAAGTCCAGGTAGCGGCGACAGTCCTCAGCAGCGATCAGCAGCATCAGGCCGATGTCCTCGGTATCACTGGAGCTTCTCTCGCGCTGAACCTGTCCGATATTCCGTTTGAAGGAATCATAAGCGGAGTCCGCGTGGGAATGAAAGAGGACGGGTTTATTCTTAATCCTACCTTCGAGCAGATGCAGGACGGCGGATTCGAGCTTGTGATAGCCGGATCAGATGACGCGATAATCATGGTGGAAGGCGGAGCGGATGAGGCATCCGAAGAGAAGATAATGGAAGCTCTCGACTTCGGGCATGAGAAGATCAGGGAGCTGAACGCCTTTCAAAGGGAATTTCTCGCTGAATGCGAGATTCCGGAAAAAAGGAGCTTTACGCCAAAGGAGATCGATGAATCTCTCAAGACCAGGCTGGTCGAAGAATATACAGGCGAAGTAGACCGCAGATGCAGGTTGAAAGGAAAGCATGTCAGGGGAAACGCTCTTGCCGCCCTTACCGACGAAGCGATTCTGAAATATGAAGATGAATTTCCTGAATCATCGGGAGATATATCAGCGATAATGCACGAGATAGAACGCACTGTCGTAAGAAAGATGATACTTGACGAGAAGGTCAGGACTGACGGCAGGAAGTATGACGAGATAAGAGATATTACCTGCGAAGTAAGCGTCCTTCCGAGAACTCACGGAAGCGCTCTTTTCACAAGGGGAGAGACGCAGAGTCTCGTAGTGACCACCCTTGGGACATCCCAGGATGAACAGAGGATCGACGCTCTGGATGGAGAGTCGTGGAAAAAATACATGCTTCATTACAATTTTCCCCCTTACAGCGTAGGCGAAGTAGGATTTTTCAGAGGAGCCGGGCGCAGGGAGATCGGTCATGGCGCTCTGGCCGAGCGGGCTATAAGACCTGTCCTTCCCAAGGAAGACATATTCCCATATACGATCAGGGTCGTCTCCGACATCATGGAATCGAACGGTTCAAGTTCAATGGCCTCGGTCTGCGGAGGATCCCTTTCGTTGATGGATGCCGGAGTACCCGTCATCGGTCCGGTAGCGGGCGTGGCGATGGGAATGATACTCGAAGGTGAAAAATACGCGATCCTTACCGATATTCTCGGTCTTGAGGATCACCTGGGAGATATGGACTTCAAGGTGACAGGGACTTCAAAGGGAATAACCGGCTTCCAGATGGATGTAAAGATCATGGGGATATCCCGCGATGTGATGAAGGAAGCGATCGGACAGGCCCGCAAGGCGAGATTGAAGATACTGGATATCATGGCTGAAGTGATGCCGGAGCCGCGCGAGGAAATATCCCCGTTTGCCCCGAAGATCGTCCAGATCAAGATTCCGGTCGACAAGATAAGGGAGATCATCGGCCCGGGGGGCAAGATGATCAGGCATATCCAGGACACGACTGGTGCCAAGATAGATATCGATGATGATGGTACAGTCGCAATCGCCGCGGTAGACCAGGCTTCGGGAGACAAGGCTCTTGAGATGATCAATCTTATTACCGCCGAACCGGAACTGGACAAGATATATAAAGGCACGGTAAAGAGCATCGTCACCTTCGGCGCTTTCGTTGAGATACTTCCCGGTAAGGATGGACTTCTGCATATATCAGAGATCGATAACAAGAGGATCAATAATGTGGAAGACGTACTTAAACTCGGGCAGGAGCTTGAAGTTAAAGTCATCGGTATAGACAGGGAAGGGAAGATACGGCTGAGCCGTAAGGTCCTTCTTTAA
- a CDS encoding insulinase family protein: MLKLPRPQRIVLESGARLLYQRNPVSPTVAFGVWITRGSRDEKSSERGYSHLLEHMVFRGTVARSALEIALDLETIGGQWDAYTGKEETCYHGKVLEENFESLADIFADIVLYPSIPLEALPIEKKIIMEEIRSVADSPEESAYEYFFQNLYYGNQLGYPVTGSIEDVAGSTRRRLISFRRRTYNAQNAVLVFIGNIPVNKVVSILDRRFRFSPGAAAAERKLPRFKQKRSVHVRRSDLSQSHICAGVRVGSASDPERYPLLVLSNILGGGVSSRMFQSLREESGLAYSIFSSVNFWKDTGAFSTFFSVDPKNLSRAVDLYKRETVKIMSDGLRKEELESAIAQIKGSVIFGIESVDSRMFRLFHNYFHYDRYLSLPSLIKSIEEVSLDDLMRVAEKYLGDENHIYVNVGPKKLKGIA, encoded by the coding sequence ATGCTTAAATTGCCCCGGCCTCAGAGAATTGTCCTTGAATCGGGCGCCAGGCTGCTCTATCAGCGCAATCCCGTATCTCCGACAGTAGCATTCGGTGTCTGGATCACCAGGGGATCGAGAGATGAGAAGTCCTCTGAAAGGGGATATTCACATCTTCTCGAACATATGGTATTCAGAGGTACCGTGGCGCGGTCTGCTCTTGAGATAGCTCTCGACCTCGAGACGATCGGAGGGCAATGGGACGCGTATACGGGCAAGGAGGAGACCTGTTATCACGGCAAGGTCCTCGAGGAGAATTTTGAGAGCCTGGCCGATATTTTCGCTGATATAGTCCTATATCCCTCGATTCCGCTGGAAGCCCTTCCCATTGAGAAAAAGATCATAATGGAAGAGATCAGGTCCGTTGCCGATTCGCCCGAAGAGAGCGCCTATGAGTATTTCTTTCAGAATCTATATTATGGCAACCAGCTTGGTTATCCAGTGACGGGAAGTATCGAAGACGTTGCCGGTTCAACGAGGAGAAGACTGATCTCCTTCCGCCGCAGGACATATAACGCTCAAAACGCAGTCCTTGTCTTTATAGGCAATATTCCGGTCAATAAGGTAGTCTCCATTCTGGACAGGAGATTCAGGTTCTCCCCGGGAGCGGCCGCGGCCGAAAGGAAGCTTCCCCGGTTCAAACAGAAACGTTCAGTGCATGTGAGACGTTCGGATCTTTCGCAGTCGCATATCTGCGCCGGTGTAAGAGTCGGTTCGGCCTCTGATCCTGAAAGATATCCGCTTCTCGTCCTTTCGAATATTCTCGGCGGAGGAGTATCATCAAGGATGTTTCAGTCACTCAGGGAAGAGTCGGGGCTCGCCTATTCGATCTTTTCAAGCGTGAATTTCTGGAAGGATACGGGAGCTTTCTCCACATTCTTCTCCGTCGATCCGAAAAACCTTTCCCGGGCTGTCGATCTTTACAAAAGGGAGACAGTAAAGATCATGAGCGACGGCCTGAGGAAAGAAGAACTCGAGAGCGCTATAGCGCAGATAAAGGGGTCTGTCATTTTCGGTATCGAAAGCGTCGACAGCAGGATGTTCAGACTCTTTCATAACTATTTTCATTATGACAGGTATCTCTCACTGCCTTCCCTGATAAAGAGTATTGAAGAAGTCAGCCTGGACGATCTGATGCGGGTCGCTGAGAAGTACCTCGGTGACGAGAATCATATCTACGTCAATGTCGGACCAAAAAAACTGAAAGGGATCGCGTAA
- the dut gene encoding dUTP diphosphatase, which yields MTPDPLKVKVSIRYLPGHDGLPAVRRMTGGSSGYDICAACTEEIVIPPGEAAVIPSGFELSIPKGFEAQIRPRSGLALKKRIGLLNSPGTIDSDYRGEVGVILYNFGDEDFTVRRGDRIAQMVFSVLPEVEMEGVDSLDETGRGEGGFGHTGQGG from the coding sequence ATGACTCCCGACCCGCTTAAGGTAAAGGTGTCGATCAGGTATCTTCCCGGACATGACGGGTTGCCTGCCGTAAGGCGGATGACCGGCGGGTCGAGCGGATACGATATATGCGCCGCGTGCACGGAAGAGATCGTCATACCTCCTGGAGAGGCCGCCGTCATCCCTTCAGGGTTCGAACTGTCGATACCAAAAGGTTTTGAGGCGCAGATCCGTCCACGGAGCGGACTTGCCCTCAAAAAGAGGATCGGTCTTCTGAACAGCCCCGGTACGATAGACAGCGACTACAGGGGAGAAGTCGGAGTGATCCTTTACAATTTCGGAGACGAGGATTTTACGGTACGCCGCGGAGACAGGATAGCGCAGATGGTCTTCTCTGTTTTGCCCGAAGTCGAGATGGAAGGCGTCGACAGCCTTGACGAGACAGGCAGGGGCGAAGGGGGTTTTGGACATACCGGGCAGGGAGGATAG
- a CDS encoding polysaccharide deacetylase family protein produces the protein MSWFLAPVLIVITVLAVFCTWKIRWGPPRVDIPKVLAFHKVTGFELGGTWITRKRFASSLDFLLDSGFTFIGEDSYLDAVTGRRVSSGREVLLTFDDGYRMILDNAIPALEERNIPALIFLVTSYAGRENRWELQLPGRKFDHMGWDEVSDLYKRGFSFGSHGRSHRDLTRLGVDDLRQELSISKSVIEEVTSGKVRTLSYPFGRSNAMVREEAREARYEAAFTLYPSGRNSEIDRFDLRREGVWIIDSRRSIGNKLGLGSLFWLEDLKGRSINSVASLTPLLKGDSPFKKIC, from the coding sequence ATGTCGTGGTTTCTGGCTCCTGTCCTGATCGTCATCACCGTTCTGGCGGTCTTCTGCACCTGGAAAATCAGGTGGGGGCCGCCGCGCGTCGATATTCCGAAGGTCCTCGCGTTTCACAAGGTCACCGGTTTTGAACTGGGCGGTACCTGGATCACAAGGAAAAGATTCGCATCGTCGCTCGATTTTCTTCTCGATTCAGGATTCACGTTCATAGGTGAGGATAGTTATCTCGATGCCGTTACAGGTCGAAGGGTCTCGAGCGGACGTGAAGTGCTGCTTACATTCGATGACGGCTACAGGATGATACTCGACAATGCCATTCCAGCTCTTGAAGAGCGGAATATCCCCGCGCTGATATTTCTTGTCACTTCCTATGCCGGCAGAGAGAACAGATGGGAGCTTCAGCTTCCCGGAAGAAAATTCGATCATATGGGTTGGGATGAGGTATCCGATCTATACAAAAGAGGTTTTTCTTTCGGTTCACACGGACGGTCGCACAGGGATCTGACAAGGCTTGGAGTCGATGATCTCAGGCAGGAACTTTCAATCTCGAAAAGTGTCATTGAGGAAGTGACCTCAGGAAAAGTCAGGACTCTGTCATATCCGTTCGGAAGAAGTAACGCCATGGTGAGGGAGGAGGCGAGAGAGGCGCGGTATGAAGCCGCTTTTACTCTTTATCCTTCAGGCAGGAACAGTGAAATAGACCGTTTTGATCTCAGGCGCGAGGGAGTCTGGATAATCGATTCCAGAAGGTCGATCGGCAACAAGCTCGGACTGGGGAGCCTGTTCTGGCTGGAAGATCTGAAAGGAAGATCGATCAACAGTGTCGCCTCGCTGACTCCCCTGTTAAAGGGAGATTCTCCATTTAAGAAAATTTGCTGA